The following are encoded together in the Dama dama isolate Ldn47 chromosome 29, ASM3311817v1, whole genome shotgun sequence genome:
- the LOC133048524 gene encoding interferon omega-1-like: MAFVLSLLMALVLVSYGPGGSLGCDLSQNHVLVGRKNLRLLDQMRRLSPRFCLQDRKDFTFPQEMVEGGQLQEAQAISVLHEMLQQSFNLFHTELSSAAWDTTLLEQLRTGLHQQLDDLDSCLGQVTGEEDSALGRMGPTLAVKRYFQGIHAYLQEKEYSDCAWEIIRVEIMRSLSSSTSLQEKLRMLDGDLNSP, translated from the coding sequence ATGGCCTTCGTGCTCTCTCTACTGATGGCCCTGGTGCTGGTCAGCTACGGCCCTGGAGGATCCCTGGGCTGTGACCTGTCTCAGAACCACGTGCTGGTTGGCAGGAAGAACCTCAGGCTCTTGGACCAAATGAGGAGACTCTCCCCTCGCTTCTGTCTGCAGGACAGAAAAGACTTCACTTtcccccaggagatggtggagggtggccagctgcaggaggcccaggccatCTCTGTGCTCCACGAGATGCTCCAGCAGAGCTTCAACCTCTTCCACACAGAGCTCTCCTCTGCTGCCTGGGACACCACCCTCCTGGAGCAGCTCCGCACTGGACTCCATCAGCAGCTGGACGACCTGGACTCCTGCCTGGGGCAGGTGACGGGAGAGGAAGACTCTGCCCTGGGAAGGATGGGCCCCACGCTGGCCGTGAAGAGGTACTTCCAGGGAATCCATGCCTACCTGCAAGAGAAGGAATACAGCGACTGTGCCTGGGAAATCATCAGAGTGGAGATAATGAGATCCTTGTCTTCATCAACCAGCTTGCAAGAAAAGTTAAGAATGTTGGATGGAGACTTGAACTCACCTTGA
- the LOC133048620 gene encoding interferon alpha-1-like: MAPAWSLLLALLLLSCNAICSLGCHLPHTHSLANRRVLTLLRQLRRVSPSSCLQDRNDFAFPQEALGGSQLQRAQAISVLHEVTQHTFQLFSTEGSAAAWDQSLLDKLRTALDQRLTDLQACLRQEQGLQGAPLLKGDSSLALRKYFHRVTLYLQEKGHSPCAWEVVRAEVMRAFSS, from the coding sequence ATGGCCCCAGCCTGGTCCTTACtcctggccctgctgctgctCAGCTGCAACGCCATCTGCTCTCTGGGCTGCCACCTGCCTCACACCCACAGCCTGGCCAACAGGAGGGTCCTGACGCTCCTGCGACAACTGAGGAGggtctccccttcctcctgcctgcaGGACAGGAATGACTTCGCATTCCCCCAGGAGGCGCTGGGTGGCAGCCAGTTGCAGAGGGCTCAAGCCATCTCTGTGCTCCACGAGGTGACCCAGCACACCTTCCAGCTCTTCAGCACCGAGGGCTCGGCCGCTGCGTGGGACCAGAGCCTCCTGGACAAGCTCCGCACTGCACTGGATCAGCGGCTCACTGACCTGCAAGCCTGTctgaggcaggagcaggggcTGCAAGGGGCTCCCCTGCTCAAGGGGGACTCCAGCCTGGCTCTGAGGAAATACTTCCACAGAGTCACTCTCTATCTGCAAGAGAAGGGACACAGCCCTTGTGCCTGGGAGGTTGTCAGAGCAGAAGTCATGAGAGCCTTCTCTTCCTGA